Proteins from a single region of Paenibacillus sp. BIHB 4019:
- a CDS encoding sugar phosphate nucleotidyltransferase → MKGIILAGGNGSRLFPLTKVTNKHLLPIGKYPMIFHAIAKLREANIVEILIVTGREHMGDVVSLLGSGSEFGLSFTYKVQDEAGGIAQALGLAEKFVNQDRMIVILGDNVFSEKISEFVSNYHEQKHGAKILIQEVDDPHRYGVPELSEGKIASIVEKPRTPKSSYAVTGIYMYDSRVFDIIRSLKPSDRGELEITDVNNAYISSNSLTYDVLPGWWTDAGTHNSYHRANELAKDIIYGEEFGNLKL, encoded by the coding sequence ATGAAAGGAATCATATTGGCTGGCGGGAATGGTTCACGGCTATTCCCGTTAACCAAAGTAACGAATAAGCATCTTCTTCCAATTGGGAAATACCCGATGATTTTTCATGCTATTGCAAAGTTGAGAGAAGCAAATATTGTGGAAATCCTCATTGTAACAGGAAGAGAACATATGGGTGATGTTGTCAGTCTACTTGGGAGTGGTTCAGAGTTTGGTTTGTCTTTTACATACAAGGTTCAAGATGAGGCTGGAGGTATTGCACAGGCGCTAGGTTTGGCCGAGAAATTCGTTAATCAGGACCGAATGATTGTTATTCTTGGAGATAATGTTTTTTCCGAAAAAATTAGCGAATTCGTATCAAATTATCATGAACAGAAGCATGGTGCAAAAATTCTGATTCAAGAGGTTGATGACCCACATCGTTATGGGGTGCCAGAACTAAGTGAAGGAAAGATAGCTTCTATTGTAGAAAAACCGCGTACACCTAAAAGCAGCTACGCAGTGACTGGAATATATATGTATGACAGTCGTGTTTTTGATATAATTCGTTCTCTAAAACCTTCTGACCGAGGTGAACTAGAGATAACAGATGTTAATAACGCATACATTTCCTCCAATTCTCTAACATATGATGTATTACCTGGCTGGTGGACTGATGCTGGTACTCATAACTCTTACCATAGAGCTAACGAATTGGCAAAAGACATTATTTATGGTGAGGAGTTTGGTAATTTGAAACTGTAA